A single Prevotella sp. E15-22 DNA region contains:
- the mutA gene encoding methylmalonyl-CoA mutase small subunit: MANKEKLFTEFTAPTKQEWLDKIEVDLKGADFQKRLVWRTNEGFNVQPFYRREDLANLKTPDALPGEFPFVRGNKKDSNEWYVRQNIEASDPKAANEKALDILNKGIDSLGFKIPGNMVSMDTVETLLDGIYCECVELNFSTCQRHSLELAEILKTYWQKKGYDKEKIVGSIEWDPMKKMVLKGKDVSPILAFGPKLAESLKDYPHFRGIVVHSDALNNAGAYIVQELGYALAWGNEYLQQLTDAGVDVDTAAKTIKFNMGVSENYFMEIAKFRAARLLWAQIVKQYEPKCDCACKMIINATTSTYNQTLFDSYVNLLRSQTEAMSAALGSVHSMVVTPFDAPYEETTDFSERIARNQQLLIKEESHFDRIVDPSAGSYYIEHLTDALATEAWKIFLKVEDEGGFLAAIKAGTIQDDINATNMKRHGDAAKRKEFLLGTNQFPNFTEKSEGKRAYKQNFGCGGVHHHGEESVPFKAIESTRLAADFEDLRIHTEETKVPTAFMLTIGNLAMRQARAQFSCNFLACAGYKVIDNLGFKTVEEGVDAALEANADIIVICSSDDEYAEYAIPAFKYLNGRAMFVVAGAPACMEDLKAAGIENFVHVKCNVLETLKEYNQKLGI, encoded by the coding sequence ATGGCAAACAAAGAAAAACTCTTTACCGAGTTCACAGCGCCGACCAAACAGGAATGGCTCGACAAGATTGAGGTCGACCTAAAAGGTGCCGACTTCCAGAAACGCTTGGTATGGAGAACAAATGAAGGTTTTAATGTACAGCCCTTCTATCGCCGTGAAGACTTGGCGAACTTGAAGACACCAGATGCTTTGCCTGGTGAGTTTCCATTTGTACGTGGCAATAAGAAGGACTCCAACGAGTGGTACGTCCGTCAGAATATCGAGGCTAGCGACCCTAAGGCTGCCAATGAAAAGGCGCTCGATATACTGAATAAGGGTATCGACTCCTTAGGATTTAAGATCCCAGGCAATATGGTGTCGATGGATACAGTCGAGACGCTACTCGATGGTATCTATTGTGAGTGTGTTGAGTTGAATTTCTCAACTTGTCAGCGCCATTCGCTTGAATTGGCAGAGATTCTGAAGACCTATTGGCAGAAGAAGGGATACGACAAGGAAAAGATCGTTGGCTCCATAGAGTGGGACCCCATGAAAAAGATGGTGCTCAAAGGCAAGGATGTTTCGCCTATCTTGGCATTCGGACCTAAGTTGGCCGAGTCGCTCAAGGATTATCCACACTTCCGTGGCATCGTGGTACATAGTGATGCCCTCAATAATGCTGGTGCTTATATCGTGCAGGAGCTGGGTTATGCTCTGGCTTGGGGTAATGAGTATCTGCAACAGCTGACTGATGCAGGTGTTGATGTTGATACCGCTGCGAAGACCATCAAGTTTAATATGGGCGTCAGCGAGAACTACTTTATGGAGATTGCCAAGTTCCGTGCTGCTCGTCTGTTGTGGGCTCAGATTGTTAAGCAGTACGAGCCAAAATGCGACTGCGCTTGCAAGATGATCATCAACGCTACTACCTCTACTTATAACCAGACGCTGTTCGACAGCTATGTAAACCTGTTGCGTTCGCAGACCGAGGCTATGAGTGCTGCACTGGGAAGTGTTCATTCAATGGTTGTTACACCGTTTGATGCTCCTTACGAGGAGACTACCGACTTTTCAGAGCGTATCGCTCGCAACCAGCAGCTGCTGATTAAGGAGGAGAGCCACTTCGACCGTATCGTCGACCCTTCAGCTGGTTCGTACTATATCGAGCACCTTACTGATGCGTTGGCTACTGAGGCATGGAAGATATTCCTGAAGGTAGAAGATGAGGGAGGCTTCCTCGCAGCTATCAAGGCTGGCACTATTCAGGATGATATCAATGCCACCAATATGAAGCGTCATGGCGATGCTGCTAAACGTAAGGAGTTCCTGCTGGGCACCAACCAGTTCCCTAACTTCACAGAGAAGAGCGAGGGCAAGCGCGCCTACAAGCAGAACTTTGGTTGCGGCGGCGTGCACCATCATGGTGAGGAGAGTGTGCCATTCAAAGCTATCGAGAGTACTCGTCTGGCTGCTGACTTCGAAGATCTCCGTATCCATACAGAGGAAACCAAGGTGCCTACTGCTTTCATGCTGACCATCGGCAATCTGGCCATGCGTCAGGCTCGTGCACAGTTCTCGTGCAACTTCCTAGCTTGCGCTGGATATAAGGTGATTGACAACCTCGGATTCAAGACCGTTGAGGAGGGTGTTGATGCTGCTCTCGAGGCCAATGCCGATATCATTGTTATCTGCTCGAGCGACGATGAGTATGCTGAGTACGCTATCCCTGCATTTAAGTACTTGAATGGTCGTGCCATGTTTGTTGTGGCTGGTGCGCCTGCTTGCATGGAGGACCTTAAGGCTGCTGGCATCGAGAACTTTGTTCACGTGAAGTGCAACGTGCTTGAGACTTTGAAAGAATATAATCAGAAACTTGGTATTTAA
- the scpA gene encoding methylmalonyl-CoA mutase: MRKQFKDIDIYAGIKAQDGAKWIKDNHIEANWKTPEHIEVRPVYTKEDLEGMEHLDFTAGIPPYLRGPYSMMYPFKPWTIRQYAGFSTAEESNAFYRRNLASGQKGLSVAFDLPTHRGYDPDNARVVGDVGKAGVSICNEENMKVLFSGIPLNKMSVSMTMNGAVLPILAFYIVAGLEQGAQLEEMAGTIQNDILKEFMVRNTYIYPPAFSMKIIADIFEYTSQKMPKFNSISISGYHMQEAGATADIELAYTLADGMDYLRTGVNAGIDVDAFAPRLSFFWAIGMNHFMEIAKMRAGRLLWAKIVKSFGAKNPKSLALRTHSQTSGWSLTEQDPFNNVGRTCIEAMAAVLGHTQSLHTNALDEAIALPTDFSARIARNTQIYIQNETKVCKQIDPWAGSYYVETLTNELVHKAWEHIQEIEKLGGMAKAIETGLPKMRIEEAAARTQARIDSGVQTIVGTNKYRLEHEDPIDILEVDNTAVRKQQEESLAQVRSTRDEAACQAALKAITDCVRDFKEGRKSENNLLDLAVKAAQLRCTLGEISDACEEIVGRYKAVIRTISGVYSSESKNDKDFEEAKRLTDEFAEKEGRRPRIFVAKMGQDGHDRGAKVVATGYADCGFDVDMGPLFQTPEEAARQAVENDVHIVGASSLAAGHKTLIPQLIEELKKLGREDIMVTAGGVIPAQDYDFLYKAGVACIFGPGTPIPYSAIQMMKILLDKE, from the coding sequence ATGCGTAAACAGTTTAAAGATATTGATATCTATGCAGGCATCAAGGCTCAGGATGGTGCCAAGTGGATTAAAGACAATCATATTGAGGCCAACTGGAAAACCCCAGAGCATATCGAGGTTCGTCCGGTTTATACAAAGGAAGACCTTGAGGGTATGGAGCACCTCGACTTTACAGCTGGTATTCCTCCATATCTGCGTGGTCCGTATTCGATGATGTATCCTTTCAAGCCTTGGACCATCCGTCAGTATGCCGGATTCTCAACGGCTGAGGAGTCAAATGCCTTCTATCGTCGTAACCTGGCTTCTGGCCAGAAGGGTCTTTCTGTAGCCTTCGACCTTCCAACACACCGTGGTTACGACCCAGATAACGCTCGTGTAGTGGGCGATGTTGGTAAGGCTGGTGTAAGTATCTGTAACGAGGAGAACATGAAGGTGCTCTTCTCAGGCATCCCCTTGAACAAGATGTCTGTATCAATGACCATGAACGGTGCCGTGCTGCCTATCCTGGCATTCTATATCGTAGCAGGTCTGGAGCAGGGCGCTCAGCTCGAGGAGATGGCAGGAACCATTCAGAACGATATCCTGAAGGAGTTCATGGTGCGTAACACCTATATCTACCCACCTGCATTCTCTATGAAGATTATCGCTGATATCTTCGAGTACACCTCGCAGAAGATGCCGAAGTTCAACTCAATCTCTATCTCAGGTTATCACATGCAGGAGGCTGGTGCTACAGCTGATATCGAGCTTGCTTATACCTTGGCCGATGGTATGGACTACCTGCGTACAGGTGTGAATGCTGGTATCGATGTGGATGCTTTCGCACCTCGTCTCAGCTTCTTCTGGGCTATCGGTATGAACCACTTTATGGAAATAGCAAAAATGCGTGCTGGCCGACTGCTGTGGGCTAAGATTGTGAAAAGCTTCGGCGCCAAGAATCCTAAGTCGCTGGCCCTGCGTACCCACTCACAGACATCAGGTTGGTCGCTCACTGAGCAGGACCCATTCAACAACGTGGGTCGTACCTGTATTGAGGCTATGGCTGCTGTGCTGGGTCACACCCAGTCGCTGCATACCAATGCGCTTGATGAGGCTATTGCTTTGCCTACTGATTTTTCGGCTCGTATTGCTCGTAACACGCAGATTTATATCCAAAACGAGACGAAGGTGTGCAAGCAGATTGACCCATGGGCTGGTTCGTATTATGTTGAGACCCTGACCAACGAACTGGTTCACAAGGCTTGGGAACATATTCAGGAAATCGAAAAGCTGGGCGGTATGGCCAAGGCCATCGAGACTGGTCTGCCTAAGATGCGTATCGAGGAGGCTGCAGCCCGTACTCAGGCTCGTATCGATAGTGGTGTTCAGACCATTGTTGGCACCAACAAGTACCGCTTGGAGCACGAGGATCCTATCGATATCCTTGAAGTGGACAATACAGCAGTTCGCAAGCAGCAGGAGGAGAGCCTTGCTCAGGTTCGCTCTACCCGCGATGAGGCTGCTTGTCAGGCAGCCCTCAAGGCTATCACTGATTGTGTGCGCGACTTCAAGGAGGGACGCAAGAGCGAGAACAACCTGCTTGATCTGGCTGTAAAAGCTGCTCAGCTGCGTTGTACTCTTGGCGAAATTTCAGATGCCTGCGAAGAGATCGTAGGTCGTTATAAAGCAGTAATCAGAACAATTTCAGGCGTGTATAGTTCAGAATCTAAGAACGATAAGGACTTTGAGGAGGCGAAGCGCCTTACCGATGAGTTCGCTGAGAAGGAAGGTCGTCGTCCACGCATCTTCGTTGCCAAGATGGGACAGGATGGTCACGACCGTGGTGCAAAAGTAGTGGCAACAGGTTATGCCGACTGTGGTTTCGACGTGGATATGGGACCGCTGTTCCAGACTCCAGAAGAGGCTGCGCGTCAGGCTGTTGAGAACGATGTGCACATTGTGGGTGCTTCGTCGCTCGCTGCTGGTCACAAGACACTGATTCCTCAGCTTATCGAGGAACTGAAGAAGTTGGGCCGCGAGGATATCATGGTAACAGCAGGAGGTGTTATTCCTGCTCAAGATTACGACTTCCTATACAAGGCAGGTGTGGCATGTATCTTCGGTCCTGGCACTCCGATACCGTATTCGGCCATCCAAATGATGAAGATCCTGCTCGATAAGGAGTGA